The Arachis ipaensis cultivar K30076 chromosome B05, Araip1.1, whole genome shotgun sequence nucleotide sequence NNNNNNNNNNNNNNNNNNNNNNNNNNNNNNNNNNNNNNNNNNNNNNNNNNNNNNNNNNNNNNNNNNNNNNNNNNNNNNNNNNNNNNNNNNNNNNNNNNNNNNNNNNNNNNNNNNNNNNNNNNNNNNTTTTATATTATGCCATAAAATCACaacttatttaaaaattttaaattaacaaaaaaaaaaaaatacatgaatCATGGTATCTCTAACAATTTCAATCACCCTCTAGCATCTATGAAAATTAATTCATATGCAATACTTCACAAGGTGACTATATATATCTCCCTTAGACTCAGTGTCTATCAGGTTGGATATTAATTTTCCTtactatctttatttattttttggtaaTTCGCCTCGTATAGTTGTctcttctaattatttatatattgtttatcatatttttcatgtttttgtaTTCAAGTAAACATTAACATATGTGAAAAATGTGTCGTACGTAATGTGGTACTTCACTTGATGACCCTATATAACCCCTACACGCCTCTAATAAGTAGCTATTGAGTTGGATACTAATTTGAAAGAGTAGCTATTAATAACCAAAGCGATCAAATATGGTAATTATgcaaccaaaattcaaccaacAATGACATTTAGGTtgagaacaaattataaaaaggTTTATATAATATATNNNNNNNNNNNNNNNNNNNNNNNNNNNNNNNNNNNNNNNNNNNNNNNNNNNNNNNNNNNNNNNNNNNNNNNNNNNNNNNNNNNNNNNNNNNNNNNNNNNNNNNNNNNNNNNNNNNNNNNNNNNNNNNNNNNNNNNNNNNNNNNNNNNNNNNNNNNNNNNNNNNNNNNNNNNNNNNNNNNNNNNNNNNNNNNNNNNNNNNNNNNNNNNNNNNNNTACTTATATTGGATTATTATTTTTGGGTTCAAaatttttttgggattttttttaaagtagattgaactattagagatataactattaatGTTATCTTCTCTTATTAGCTTAAGCTTTTAGaatgaataattttataatatggtATAAAAACTCTATATTCAAAAAGTTTAGAGTTCGATCATTATTGGtgaacttaaaaaataaaaaagatagcataagacaaataaaaagaaaaaaaatctccTATCCGatggttttgattttaaaaaatatactaattcagtgTTCCAAAAATATAATATTTCTATCTATATCTCATATGctaaatataattttatgtttctatATTTATATCTCAATAtcctatttttataaataaaaaactaaaaagttTTATTGGCCTCAATCAGGTCTTGAGCTTAGATGCACCTATTACAAGATAAAGATCATAACATTAGACTAGGGCCTTCCGTccaacatttttatttttcttctgaaactaattaacttgatttaaGACCCAATAATATTGGGCTATAGTTAATTAATGGGGGCCGTGTTATGACTCAAAAGAGAAGCTTATTTTTATAGTCGTATATTAGAGNNNNNNNNNNNNNNNNNNNNNNNNNNNNNNNNNNNNNNNNNNNNNNNNNNNTCTGGTCTTAAAATTTAGCTAGAGGCCATGGGAAGTTAATAGTAGAACCTTTCTGTCTTTCTTCCATAAAAGAGAAAGTGATTATTGGACCTATTATAAGTCATATCATAAACtgattatattttaataatagaAAAATAGCCACCTCTCTAaacccaaaaataaataaataaaacaaaacaaaagaaaacaaaagaggaGCAAAATAATAATCTCTTTATATATAATTAGTCTTTTTAGCTTTTACACTCACCTTAATATCATTTTtattagaagatgaagaatatTGTGGCACAACCTAAGAAATTAAATGGGTAACCTCATGAAGCTACTTGAAAATAAGCTTCAATAAAGTCAGTTAAATTGAACCGTCAATATTGAATTGCTACTATCgtcaatttttatatataaatagagATGATGACAAGTTGACAACATATAATAATTGTTACAAGTTTTATATTGAGTGTCATGAAAATAATGCTTAATACTATATTCTTTTTCTTATTAATCATCAATATGCTCAAAAATGATTATCCCAACAGAATAAATTGTTGACTCAAAAATAATCACGATCATACGAATTATCAAAGTATATCTATTTCTACAATAAAGTTGATTATATAGAAGATATCACCTAAAAGAGTCATTGATAGCATATAATTATATTCATTAAGGCATATGAAAGTAATTCATTCATAGTGTTCAAGCCAGTACATCCCTCCTTGAACATAATTATTTTCTTATTGGGCCATATATATAAGATACATCACACAACGAAGCTAAGATAACATATATATTACTATTCATATGAAGtaattactatttttattttaatataataataattagcATGTGGGGAAGGGAACACCACAAGAGCTAGCAATTTTTCTAGAAGCGGGAGAATTAACATACTGCCTTAGGCTAGGGTTCTTGAGGTAACCACAAAGGCATGGCCTCTGCTCCTTCAGCCTTTGGCAGCATGTGCTCGATGGCGGAGTATCCGACGTGAATGCTGCCAAGCATGGGCTTAACTGTAGCGGACTACATGTCACTGCTTCTACTGGTGGAGATACTACCACCAGAAGAAACAGTGACATGGCCACCGCTACGGCCATCACATAGTTAGAGAAATTCTTCATCATGTGTGTATTCTCTACTAATTTCTTAATTAGCTTTTTTATGTGATTCTATGCACCAATACAATATCTGATGAATTGGAtattgattatgtgatgatctcaAACTAAACTTGTGCACCAATTTATAATGAGTGTGTGATATAGTGGAGAGAGAGAGTGGGTTTGGTTTGTTCATTATATTGGCAAATAATATATTCTTTTTGTAATCATGGCA carries:
- the LOC107642168 gene encoding non-specific lipid-transfer protein 2 produces the protein MMKNFSNYVMAVAVAMSLFLLVVVSPPVEAVTCSPLQLSPCLAAFTSDTPPSSTCCQRLKEQRPCLCGYLKNPSLRQYVNSPASRKIASSCGVPFPTC